Part of the Actinomycetota bacterium genome, AGCGATCGAGGAGATCCTCAGCCTTCTCGCTGTGTGGCCCCGAACCGGTTCGATCATCGAGGACACTCCCGCGAATCTCGAGATCCGGCGAGCGCCCGTCTCGCGCTTCCGCTTCTACGTCGGGTACCTGGTGCTCGATGACCGAGTCCGAGTTCTGGCGGTCGCTCACCATCATCGCAAGCCCGGCTACTGGCACCAGAGAGTCGGTCGTGGGAAGGGTGGATAGCTGCCGAAGCTGTGGACGACGCCAGGAATCGCTCAGCCTGTGCTCTCAGCGGTCACCGCCGGCTTCGTGGGGCTGTAGTCGGCAGGCATCGCAACGACCACCATGCACGGATCAAGTCGGGGACGTGGCGCCTGAGACGTCGAACACCTGTCGCAGCAGACCTGTGACTCGCACCGACCCGTCGACGAGAACGATCCTCGCTAACGATGATGCCCACAATCGACATCGACAGGACCCTGTTGTCACGGGCGCACTCAGCCTGCCTGCTCTTCGCTCACCCGTCCGCCAGGGAGTCGATTCGAGTCCTAACCTCGTTCCTGTGACCCCGCTCGGCTCGCACACCCACCCGAGGTAGGGGCACGCGCACAGGCTGTCTCGCAGCGCGCATCAAATGGGACAC contains:
- a CDS encoding type II toxin-antitoxin system RelE/ParE family toxin; this translates as MTFRVEFSAEAEEELDVAAVWFDEQRPGLGSEFLEAIEEILSLLAVWPRTGSIIEDTPANLEIRRAPVSRFRFYVGYLVLDDRVRVLAVAHHHRKPGYWHQRVGRGKGG